The window GCGAGGCCGACAACGCCCTGACGGCGGCGCGGCGCACGTTCCGGCAACTGTTCCTGCCCGGCATGATCGCGATCCTGGCCGACGCCGTGGGCTTCATCACGCTGCTGATCATCGACATCGGCGTGATTCGCGAACTGGCGATCGGTGCGTCGATCGGCGTGGCGGTGATCGTGTTCACCAACCTGATCCTGTTGCCGGTGGCGATTTCCTATGTCGGCATCAGCCGCAAGGCCGTCGAGCGCAGCAAAAAGGATGCGACCCGCGAGCATCCGTTCTGGCGCCTGCTGTCGAACTTCGCCAGCCCCCGGGTCGCGCCGGTGTCCATCATCCTGGCCCTGCTGGCCTTCGGCGGCGGCCTCTGGTACAGCCAGAACCTGAAGATCGGCGACCTCGACCAGGGCGCGCCGGAACTGCGTCCCGACTCGCGCTACAACAAGGACAACAGCTTCATCATCAACAACTACTCGACCAGCTCCGACGTGCTGGTGGTGATGGTCAAGACCGCCTCCGAGGGTTGCTCGCGCTACGCGGCCATGGCACCGATCGACGAGTTGATGTGGAAACTGCAGAACACCGAGGGCGTGCAGTCGGCGATCTCCCTGGTGACCGTGTCCAAGCAGATGATCAAGGGCATGAACGAGGGCAACCTGAAGTGGGAGACCCTGTCGCGCAACCCGGACGTGCTGAACAACTCCATCTCCCGTGCCGACGGCCTGTACAACGCCGACTGCTCGCTGGCGCCGGTGCTGGTGTTCCTCAACGACCACAAGGCCGCCACCCTCGACCGGGCGGTGCATGCGGTGCAGGACTTCGCGAAGGAGAACAACAAGGATGGCCTGGAGTTCCTCCTGGCCGCCGGTAACGCCGGGATCGAGGCGGCCACCAACGAGGTGATCAAGCAGGCGGAACTGACCATCCTGATCCTGGTGTACATCTGCGTCGCGGCCATGTGCATGATCACCTTCCGCTCCTGGGCGGCGACCCTGTGCATCGTCCTGCCGCTGGTGCTGACCTCGGTGCTGGGCAACGCGCTGATGGCCTTCATGGGGATCGGCGTGAAGGTCGCGACCCTGCCGGTGGTGGCGCTGGGCGTGGGCATCGGCGTGGACTACGGGATCTACATCTACAGCCGCCTGGAGAGTTTCCTGCGCGCCGGGTTGTCGTTGCAGGAGGCCTACTACCAGACCCTGCGCTCCACCGGCAAGGCCGTGCTGTTCACCGGCCTGTGCCTGGCGATCGGTGTTTGCACCTGGATCTTCTCGGCGATCAAGTTCCAGGCCGACATGGGCCTGATGCTGACCTTCATGCTCCTGTGGAACATGTTCGGTGCGCTGTGGCTGCTGCCGGCGCTGGCGCGGTTCCTGATCAAGCCGGAGAAGCTGGCGGGCAAGGTGGGGGGCTCGTTGCTGGCCCACTGAGGGCGGGTGCCGGACAATGTGGCGAGCGGGCTTGCCCGCGCTCGACTGTGCAGCAGTCGTAAAGCGGGCGGCCGGGTTTTATCTGGAAAACCATGGCTGCAGGTTTTGGGGCTACCCCGCAGCCCCGCACGGGCAAGCCCGCTCGCCACATCGGTTTCTGAGTCCCTGGAACCTTTATGGCGCAATATCGCCTATCATTGCCCCTTTCCCGAAAAATGATAGAAAACGCCATGACCGACACCTTGCTCTCCGCCCTCCAAGCCTGCGACATGCTGGAAATCGACGGGCTGCACGCCTTCGATTTCACCCTCGACGATGCCGGCCTGCTGATCGAGTGCATGGATGGTCGCGCGGCCAAGCGCTGGACCTTCAGCCTGGCCCAGGTACAGGCCGCCACCTTCGACGAGGCCCTGCAGAGTTGGGTTCTGGTCGGTGATTCCGGCGAGCACCGCCTGGTGTGCATGAGCGCGTTCAGTGCCAAGGAGGAAGCGGAGGATGAACAGGATGATGCGTAAGTTCTGGCCCTTGCTGATGGCCGGCAGTATCGGTTCGATGCCGGTCCTGGCGGCTTCCGCCGATACCGTCCAGTTGCTGGTCGGCTCGTACACTGCCGGCAAGAGCGAAGGCATCTACCGCCTGCAGTTCGACAGCCGCACCGGCAAGCTCGATTCCAAACCGCTGCAGGTGATCAAGACCGCCAACCCGTCCTGGCTGGCCCTGTCGCCTGACCAGCGCCGGCTGTACGCGGTCAATGAAAACGGTCCCGGCCAGAAAGACCCGGTGGGTCGGGTCAGCGGCTACTCGATCGACCCCAAGAGTCATCAGCTCAAGCCGATCAACCAGGTGCAGAGCCTGGGCAACGAGCCGACCCACGCCAGCCTGAGCGCTGACCAGCGCTACCTGTTCGTCGCCAACTATTCGGTGCTGGAGGATCCGGGCGGCAGCCTGGCGGTCCTGCCGGTGGATGCCAAGGGCAAGCTCTCGCCACCGGTGCAGCTCAGCAGCCATCCGGCCAGCCTGGTCAACCTGGAGCGTCAGGCATCGGCCCACGTGCATTCGGTGGTGTCGTCGCCGGATGGGCGTTTCGTCTTCGCCAGCGACCTGGGCGCGGACAAGGTGTTCGTCTACAAATACGATCCCAAGGCCAACCCGGAAATGCCGCTGACCCCGGCCAACCCGGCCTACGTCCAGTTGCCACCGGGTAGCGGGCCGCGCCACCTGTTGTTCAGCGCCGATGGCAGGCATGCCTGGCTGACCAGCGAGATGAGCGCGCAGATCACCGTGTTCGACTACCAGGAGGGCAAGCTCACCCAGAAGCAGCGGGTCGAACTGGCCGACCAGCAACCGCTGTCGGACAAGGCCGGCGCAGCCTTGCACGCCTCGAAGGACGGCAAGTTCCTCTATGTCAGCAACCGCGGCACCGCCAACCAGTTGCTGGTCTTTGCCATCGACCCGGCCAGCGGCGAGCTCAAGGAGCTGCAACGCCGTGCCGTGGAAGGCGATCATCCGCGCGAATTCACCCTCGATCCGAGCGGCAAATTCCTGCTGGTGGCCAACCAGAAGAGCAACCAGATCGTGGTAATCGAGCGCGACGTCGACACCGGCCTGCTGGGTAAAACCGTGCAGAGTTTGCCCTTCGATGCCCCGAGCTACCTCGGATTCCTGCCGCGACAATAGACCGCAGGCCCCGGTCTACAAGGGGCTTGCACTTCTATTAATCACGCTGATATCCGCTACTGCTGCAATGAATTTCAACCCGAACACCCCTCGGATGTACTTTGGACTCACGGCCTGAAAGGGCAAGCCAGCCAACTGACATTCGAGGGTTTTCGACATGAACTTCAATCTTTTCTCCATCATCGCCGCTTCCGCCATCTCTGCTTCCGTTGCCCTGCCAGCCAGTGCCAACGTCGAGATCGGCGAGAAAAAATCCCATACCCAGAGCTACACCCCCAAGTACCTGCAACAGAGCGCCAACTTCTACGCCGCCCTGGATCACAAGGCTCAACACTGAGCGCTGAAATACCTCGCAACGCCGGAGCGAATGCACTCATTCGGCAGTGGGTCCATTGACCGCCTGCCATGAGAGTGAATTCGCCCCGGCGTTGTCGCATACGCCGTTTTAGTTGCAATAAAACTCATGTAGGCCGAATTAATTGACGCTGGCTTATTGACTCTTGGTAATTAAATTTGCTGATGACGACTATTTGAATAGTTGCCTACTTAGTTCTGCGGTTATGATGGATCCTATAGGCATGACATTCGCCTGTGGAGAAAGAACACCATGGCCAGCAACCTTCTGACATCTGCCCGACACGGCGCCTACCTGGCTATCGGCCTGTACGTGGTGCTGGTGCTGGTGGTCAGTCTGTCCAGCATGCTGCACGGCTCGGATGATGCGGCGATCCAGTTGGCGACGCCGAGCATCCCGCTCGAACACAAGACCCAGTCCGCCGGCGTGATCACGCACAGCGCCGACACCGGGGCCTGATCAACCGCCTGACGCATCGGCTCCGTCGGCGACCGCGCTCGGCTTGGCCATCACCGAGCCAAACAGCTCCGAGGCCAGGAACCGTTGCAGCCAATCCTGCAGGCGCCGATAGGGCGTCTGCGCGAACCATTCCCGATCGACGTGGGCGAACTGCCGGATGAACGGGGCCACGGCCATGTCGGCCAGGCTGCGGTGGTCGGCCAGCAACCAGTCGCGCTGTTGCAGCAACGCTTCCAGCTTTTGCAGGAACGGCTCGGCTTCGGCCCGATAATGCTCCATGGGAAACTCCGGGTAGCGCACCGCATACTTGTAGCGGTCGAGTCGGACCTTGAAGTCGCCGTCGTTTTCCTCGATCAGCGCGGCAGTGGCCTGCGCAGCCAACGGGTCACCCTGCAACAGCCAATCCTCGGGATCGTCCTGCGCGAGGGCCCAGAGCATGATCTCCAGGCTCTGCTCGATCACCTGGCCGTCGTCGCAGGCCAGCACCGGCACCGTGCCCTTGCTCGACAACGCGAGCATGGCCGCCGGCTTGGCCTTGAGGCTGACCTCCTCGATGTGCACCGTCACGCCTGAATAGCGCAACGCCAGGCGGGCGCGCATGGCGTAGGGGCAGCGGCGGAACGAGTAGAGGATGGCCGTTCTCATTTCACTTCCAGCGTGCTCAGGCCGTTGCCCTGGCGCTGCACCTGGATCTGCACCGGAATCCGCTCGTGCATTTCCTGCACGTGGGAAATCACCGCGACCTTGCGCCCCTGGGCCTGCAGCCCGTCGAGGGCGTCCATCGCCAGTTGCAGGGATTGCGGGTCGAGGCTGCCGAAACCTTCGTCGATGAACAGCGACTCGATCTTCAGCGTGCTCGACGCCATCGAGGCCAGGCCGAGGGCCAGGGCCAGCGAGACCAGGAAGGTCTCGCCGCCGGACAACGAATGCACCGAACGCAGTTCATCGCCCATTTCGATGTCCATCACCAGCAGCCCGAGCATACTGCCGCCGCGCTTGAGGCGATAGCGCCGCACCAGTTGGCGTAGCTGGGCGTTGGCATGATGGACCAGCAGGTCGAGGTTGTAGGCCTGGGCCAGTTTG of the Pseudomonas vanderleydeniana genome contains:
- a CDS encoding efflux RND transporter permease subunit: MSSHHQDKATFLERLIFNNRPAVIAICLLVSIFLFWQATLIRPSTSFEKMIPLKHPFIEKMMEHRNDLANLGNTVRVSVEARDGDIFSKEYMDTLRQIHDEVFYIPGVDRSGLKSLWSPSVRWTEVTEEGFAGGEVIPQSYNGSADSLDQLRNNVLKSGQVGRLVANDFKSSIVDIPLLEAYPDPQDQGKLLKLDYQKFSHQLEEKIRDKFEAQNPNVKIHIVGFAKKVGDLIDGLIMVVLFFGVAFVITLVLLYWFTWCIRSTIAVLITTLVAVIWQLGLMHAAGFGLDPYSMLVPFLIFAIGISHGVQKINGIALQSSEADNALTAARRTFRQLFLPGMIAILADAVGFITLLIIDIGVIRELAIGASIGVAVIVFTNLILLPVAISYVGISRKAVERSKKDATREHPFWRLLSNFASPRVAPVSIILALLAFGGGLWYSQNLKIGDLDQGAPELRPDSRYNKDNSFIINNYSTSSDVLVVMVKTASEGCSRYAAMAPIDELMWKLQNTEGVQSAISLVTVSKQMIKGMNEGNLKWETLSRNPDVLNNSISRADGLYNADCSLAPVLVFLNDHKAATLDRAVHAVQDFAKENNKDGLEFLLAAGNAGIEAATNEVIKQAELTILILVYICVAAMCMITFRSWAATLCIVLPLVLTSVLGNALMAFMGIGVKVATLPVVALGVGIGVDYGIYIYSRLESFLRAGLSLQEAYYQTLRSTGKAVLFTGLCLAIGVCTWIFSAIKFQADMGLMLTFMLLWNMFGALWLLPALARFLIKPEKLAGKVGGSLLAH
- a CDS encoding DUF5629 family protein encodes the protein MTDTLLSALQACDMLEIDGLHAFDFTLDDAGLLIECMDGRAAKRWTFSLAQVQAATFDEALQSWVLVGDSGEHRLVCMSAFSAKEEAEDEQDDA
- a CDS encoding lactonase family protein: MMRKFWPLLMAGSIGSMPVLAASADTVQLLVGSYTAGKSEGIYRLQFDSRTGKLDSKPLQVIKTANPSWLALSPDQRRLYAVNENGPGQKDPVGRVSGYSIDPKSHQLKPINQVQSLGNEPTHASLSADQRYLFVANYSVLEDPGGSLAVLPVDAKGKLSPPVQLSSHPASLVNLERQASAHVHSVVSSPDGRFVFASDLGADKVFVYKYDPKANPEMPLTPANPAYVQLPPGSGPRHLLFSADGRHAWLTSEMSAQITVFDYQEGKLTQKQRVELADQQPLSDKAGAALHASKDGKFLYVSNRGTANQLLVFAIDPASGELKELQRRAVEGDHPREFTLDPSGKFLLVANQKSNQIVVIERDVDTGLLGKTVQSLPFDAPSYLGFLPRQ
- a CDS encoding glutathione S-transferase; this encodes MRTAILYSFRRCPYAMRARLALRYSGVTVHIEEVSLKAKPAAMLALSSKGTVPVLACDDGQVIEQSLEIMLWALAQDDPEDWLLQGDPLAAQATAALIEENDGDFKVRLDRYKYAVRYPEFPMEHYRAEAEPFLQKLEALLQQRDWLLADHRSLADMAVAPFIRQFAHVDREWFAQTPYRRLQDWLQRFLASELFGSVMAKPSAVADGADASGG